One Halorientalis litorea DNA segment encodes these proteins:
- a CDS encoding molybdopterin-dependent oxidoreductase has product MSSESRLVGALPTGLVGLFAGLAAVAGSYAVAGFTPGFVAAPVSSFIAVTMPDVVIRYAITVLGSLGQQLNLLTAIGIVVVAVGGVTVAGLVLGRRLNNRATPVVAAIGGAWGLTVVLTGNVTLALGAGLPAGLVVLVAEVVPTLPVGDSITRDRRQVLSSGAAVVGIGLVGYLLGRRRTPDARSLDDEADGNADTGDDAGTGTERPSEREQFVAAAREQSLDVDGLEPLVSEEFYKVDINAVDPTVDESSWSLSVTGEVETELTFDYEALRDMESVDRFETLRCVGEGLNGRKMDTALWTGVPVGDILDRANPQGDCECVMLRAADDYFEEFPLAALEDGLLAYGMNGQVLPRAHGYPVRALVPGHWGEINVKWLTEIEVLEREADGYWEQRGWHGTGPVTTVAKIHAVNELGDGRREVGGHTYAGTRGIDTVEVSTDGGSTWNEADLSEPLTDITDASETGDAVNDVWRQWRYAYDAPGGSHEVVARAVDGTGELQPQEESDPYPNGPSGWVSRTVQ; this is encoded by the coding sequence GTGTCCAGTGAGTCCCGTCTCGTGGGTGCCCTCCCGACTGGACTGGTGGGGCTGTTCGCGGGCCTCGCGGCGGTGGCTGGGTCCTACGCTGTCGCCGGGTTCACGCCGGGGTTCGTCGCCGCCCCGGTGTCGAGTTTCATCGCCGTGACGATGCCGGACGTGGTCATCCGCTACGCGATTACCGTCCTCGGGAGCCTCGGCCAGCAACTGAACCTCCTGACTGCAATCGGCATCGTCGTCGTCGCCGTCGGCGGCGTCACGGTGGCGGGCCTCGTCCTCGGGCGGCGACTCAACAACCGCGCGACCCCCGTTGTCGCGGCAATCGGGGGCGCGTGGGGCCTCACTGTCGTACTGACCGGGAACGTGACGCTCGCGCTGGGTGCAGGGTTGCCGGCGGGATTGGTCGTCCTCGTCGCCGAAGTCGTCCCCACGCTCCCAGTCGGCGACAGTATCACCCGAGACCGGCGGCAGGTGCTGTCGAGCGGTGCCGCAGTCGTCGGCATCGGCCTCGTCGGCTACCTCCTCGGGAGACGCCGGACACCGGACGCCCGGTCGTTGGACGACGAAGCCGACGGCAACGCGGACACCGGTGACGATGCGGGCACGGGCACCGAGCGGCCGAGCGAACGCGAACAGTTCGTCGCCGCGGCACGGGAGCAGTCTCTGGACGTGGATGGCCTCGAACCGCTCGTGAGCGAGGAGTTCTACAAAGTCGACATCAACGCCGTCGACCCGACCGTCGACGAGTCGTCGTGGTCGCTCAGCGTCACCGGCGAAGTCGAGACGGAACTCACCTTCGACTACGAGGCCCTGCGGGACATGGAGAGCGTCGACCGCTTCGAGACGCTCCGCTGTGTCGGTGAGGGACTCAACGGGCGGAAGATGGACACCGCGCTGTGGACCGGCGTCCCCGTCGGCGACATCCTCGACCGGGCGAACCCGCAGGGCGACTGCGAGTGCGTGATGTTGCGGGCCGCCGACGACTACTTCGAGGAGTTCCCGCTGGCCGCGCTGGAGGACGGCTTGCTGGCCTACGGCATGAACGGACAGGTTCTCCCGCGCGCCCACGGCTACCCGGTCCGCGCGCTCGTCCCCGGCCACTGGGGCGAAATCAACGTCAAGTGGCTCACCGAAATCGAGGTCCTCGAACGGGAGGCGGACGGGTACTGGGAACAACGTGGGTGGCACGGCACCGGTCCGGTCACCACCGTCGCCAAGATACACGCCGTCAACGAACTCGGCGACGGCCGGCGGGAGGTCGGCGGGCACACCTACGCCGGGACGCGCGGTATCGACACCGTCGAGGTGTCGACCGACGGGGGGTCGACGTGGAACGAGGCCGACCTCTCCGAGCCACTGACGGACATCACAGACGCGAGCGAGACAGGCGACGCCGTGAACGACGTGTGGCGGCAGTGGCGGTACGCCTACGACGCGCCGGGCGGGAGTCACGAGGTGGTCGCCCGCGCCGTCGACGGGACGGGTGAACTCCAGCCACAGGAGGAGTCGGACCCGTACCCGAACGGTCCCAGCGGGTGGGTGTCGAGAACCGTCCAGTGA
- a CDS encoding TVP38/TMEM64 family protein has product MQRATRRQVVGTAVGGGVVAAAAVVLSPAAVLQGAERVATRPVLFVCVLAALYLCRPFVLWPISAVSVLVGYVYGVAVGIPVGLAGAVLTCLPPFLLARYAQTGDGLFGQLGEMGGRLVAGTGELRGIVAVRLAPLPADPVSYAAGLSGVSRGRFVLGTLLGELPWVTAAVLAGHSMHSLALRGTDVGVWLVVGAASLAALLLAGPAYRHVRARREVAQ; this is encoded by the coding sequence ATGCAGCGAGCGACGCGGCGACAGGTGGTCGGGACTGCCGTCGGCGGCGGCGTCGTCGCCGCGGCGGCGGTGGTGCTGTCGCCGGCCGCCGTCCTGCAGGGGGCCGAACGCGTCGCCACTCGTCCGGTTCTCTTCGTGTGTGTCCTCGCCGCGCTCTACCTGTGTCGGCCGTTCGTCCTCTGGCCTATCAGTGCCGTCTCGGTACTTGTGGGCTACGTGTACGGCGTCGCCGTCGGCATCCCGGTGGGGCTGGCCGGAGCCGTCCTGACGTGTCTCCCGCCGTTTCTCTTGGCCCGCTACGCACAGACCGGCGACGGCCTGTTCGGTCAACTCGGCGAGATGGGGGGCCGGTTGGTCGCGGGCACCGGCGAACTCCGGGGTATCGTCGCCGTCCGGCTGGCACCGCTCCCGGCGGACCCGGTGTCCTACGCCGCCGGGTTGTCGGGCGTCAGTCGCGGGCGGTTCGTCCTCGGGACGCTGCTGGGTGAACTCCCGTGGGTGACGGCGGCCGTCCTCGCCGGGCACTCGATGCACAGTCTCGCGCTCCGCGGGACGGACGTGGGCGTGTGGCTCGTCGTCGGTGCCGCGTCGCTGGCCGCGCTCCTGTTGGCCGGGCCGGCGTACCGGCACGTCCGCGCCCGGCGTGAGGTCGCTCAGTAG
- a CDS encoding DUF5830 family protein: MRDIDPVELGLDLLASLEDDSLSVADALDRIETVTTDPNVQREILDTAVTRGIVDREDGTIRPQGHDYVSFEADVITKEGEFSCRRCGAGLSTGYFITFDAGEHGPFGSSCIRKVTGRES, translated from the coding sequence GTGCGCGACATCGACCCAGTCGAGTTGGGGCTGGACTTGCTGGCGAGCCTCGAAGACGACTCGCTGAGCGTCGCCGACGCGCTGGACCGCATCGAGACGGTCACCACCGACCCGAACGTCCAGCGCGAGATTCTCGACACCGCGGTCACGCGGGGTATCGTCGACCGCGAGGACGGCACCATCCGTCCGCAGGGCCACGACTACGTGAGCTTCGAGGCCGACGTGATAACCAAGGAGGGGGAGTTCAGTTGCCGACGCTGTGGTGCCGGGCTCTCGACTGGCTACTTCATTACCTTCGACGCGGGCGAACACGGCCCCTTCGGCTCCTCGTGTATCAGAAAAGTCACGGGCCGCGAGTCCTAA
- a CDS encoding winged helix-turn-helix domain-containing protein: MEKALWYLLAGTRGGANRARIIRVLDDRPRNANQLAEELGVDYNTVRHHLDTLLDHDVVERGGDDYGALYFLTDQFEHHRETFEEITEEMN, encoded by the coding sequence ATGGAGAAGGCCCTGTGGTACTTACTGGCTGGCACGCGCGGCGGCGCGAACCGAGCGCGCATCATCCGGGTGCTCGACGACCGCCCCCGCAACGCCAACCAACTCGCGGAGGAACTCGGCGTGGACTACAACACCGTCCGCCACCACCTCGACACCCTGCTCGACCACGACGTCGTCGAGCGTGGCGGCGACGACTACGGGGCACTGTACTTCCTCACGGACCAGTTCGAGCACCATCGAGAGACCTTCGAGGAGATAACAGAGGAGATGAACTGA
- a CDS encoding adenosylcobalamin-dependent ribonucleoside-diphosphate reductase, with protein sequence MSKHDLSADELTLPIKRTDGDTLAERLTDNAYHNILPARYLRKDADGELVETQEDLFERVGKNIALAEAVFEADQRGVEITVTPDQLKPDHPRRDELAAEVFGKGTTAEDDTETTLSVYNVNKFAYDTLVPELPDDVREHVEDTAAEFQNLMERLAFMPNSPTLMNAGDELQQLSACFVDSPEDDIDDIHQTAKEAAQVFQSGGGMGYAFWRLRPYGDAVGSTGGIASGPITFMRTYDQMCETIAQGGARRGAQMGVMRVSHPDVIQFIHAKNKDVSLAETLRLNDPDDFTHNSFEAALEEARELIDDDGKVPEHLRNAVEGHLSNFNISVGITDDFMDAVKAGEEFTFTNPRTGEPHVATAETKELYDMFGLGDYVEVGEVLSVPAEKLWEHIVEGAHENGEPGVIYLERVNKEHSFDVEEHPDHRILATNPCGEQPLEEYEACNLGHINLSTLADTDAPDWRVWHEEHGDEYDTLEAAVDAFLNEAIDVAEFEHRIEMGTRFLENVVTMSDFPVPEIEQKVREMRKIGLGVMGLAQLYIQLGMEYGSDVGNEVARQLMRTINHESKWASHELAEERGSFDEWDNSKYADPTEYREWFEKQTGLDADEWDDGFAVRNHNTTTIAPTGTTSMVGNTTGGCEPIYNVAYYKNVSDDVQGDEMLVEFDDYFLRTLEENGLDVEAVKEEAQEQMANNEFEGLDGLDTVPDAIGELFVTTQQLTAKQHAGVQVACQEGVDSAISKTVNAPNDSTVEDAKEVFEYIYEHGGKGVTYYRDGTRSKQVLTTRADNAEFAEMGEDEAATVLSEQIEDIFGSLEAFLDHEDVQAALEAGVEDLFSVDQQAYAEKRSRPDALRGVSQRIDTGYGKLYVTINEDPETGEPFELFANIGHSGGFTNSFTEALAKVISTALRSGVDPMEVVDELQGTRSPKVAWDKGEQIQSIPDAIGTAMRRYLEDELDKAYPKQATLEETAEDTETDPNVDAGAGVPEPDGGPGAAVDAGGPQGAGPDAATQSDDATQDLISAGESPECPECGAMTLYYSEGCKTCESCGWSEC encoded by the coding sequence ATGAGCAAACACGACCTATCTGCAGACGAGCTGACACTTCCGATAAAGCGAACTGACGGCGACACGCTCGCCGAGCGACTGACAGACAACGCGTATCACAACATCCTCCCGGCGCGGTATCTCCGCAAGGACGCCGACGGCGAACTCGTCGAGACGCAGGAGGACCTCTTCGAGCGCGTCGGAAAGAACATCGCGCTGGCCGAGGCCGTCTTCGAGGCCGACCAGCGCGGCGTCGAGATTACGGTGACGCCGGACCAACTGAAGCCCGACCACCCGCGCCGGGACGAACTCGCCGCCGAGGTGTTCGGGAAAGGGACCACCGCCGAGGACGACACCGAGACGACACTCTCTGTCTACAACGTCAACAAGTTCGCCTACGACACGCTGGTTCCCGAACTCCCCGACGACGTCCGCGAACACGTCGAGGACACCGCCGCGGAGTTCCAGAACCTGATGGAACGGCTGGCCTTCATGCCGAACTCGCCGACGCTGATGAACGCGGGCGACGAACTGCAACAGCTCTCGGCGTGTTTCGTCGACTCGCCCGAGGACGACATCGACGACATCCACCAGACCGCAAAAGAGGCCGCACAGGTGTTCCAGAGCGGCGGCGGGATGGGCTACGCGTTCTGGCGGCTCCGCCCCTACGGCGACGCCGTCGGTTCGACTGGAGGTATCGCCTCCGGCCCCATCACGTTCATGCGCACCTACGACCAGATGTGCGAGACCATCGCGCAGGGCGGTGCCCGCCGCGGTGCCCAGATGGGCGTCATGCGCGTCAGCCACCCCGACGTCATCCAGTTCATCCACGCGAAGAACAAGGACGTGTCGCTGGCCGAGACGCTGCGGCTGAACGACCCCGACGACTTCACGCACAACTCCTTCGAGGCCGCACTGGAGGAGGCCCGCGAACTCATCGACGACGACGGCAAGGTTCCCGAACACCTCCGCAACGCCGTCGAGGGCCACCTGTCGAACTTCAACATCTCCGTCGGCATCACCGACGACTTCATGGACGCCGTGAAGGCCGGCGAGGAGTTCACGTTCACCAACCCCCGGACGGGGGAACCGCACGTCGCCACCGCCGAGACGAAGGAACTGTACGACATGTTCGGGCTGGGCGACTACGTCGAAGTCGGCGAAGTGCTGTCGGTCCCCGCCGAGAAACTCTGGGAACACATCGTCGAAGGTGCCCACGAGAACGGCGAACCCGGCGTCATCTACCTCGAACGAGTCAACAAGGAACACTCCTTCGACGTGGAGGAACACCCCGACCACCGCATCCTCGCGACGAACCCCTGCGGCGAACAGCCGCTGGAGGAGTACGAGGCCTGTAACCTCGGCCACATCAACCTCTCGACGCTCGCGGACACGGACGCCCCCGACTGGCGCGTCTGGCACGAGGAACACGGCGACGAGTACGACACGCTCGAAGCCGCCGTGGACGCCTTCCTCAACGAGGCAATCGACGTGGCGGAGTTCGAACACCGCATCGAGATGGGGACGCGCTTCCTCGAGAACGTCGTCACCATGTCCGACTTCCCGGTGCCCGAAATCGAGCAGAAGGTCCGGGAGATGCGCAAAATCGGTCTCGGCGTGATGGGACTCGCCCAACTGTACATCCAACTCGGTATGGAGTACGGGAGCGACGTGGGCAACGAAGTCGCCCGCCAGTTGATGCGGACCATCAACCACGAGTCCAAGTGGGCGTCCCACGAACTCGCCGAGGAGCGCGGGAGTTTCGACGAGTGGGACAACTCGAAATACGCCGACCCCACCGAGTACCGCGAGTGGTTCGAGAAACAGACCGGACTGGACGCCGACGAGTGGGACGACGGCTTCGCCGTCCGCAACCACAACACGACCACTATCGCGCCCACCGGCACCACGAGCATGGTCGGCAACACGACCGGCGGGTGTGAACCCATCTACAACGTCGCCTACTACAAGAACGTCAGCGACGACGTGCAGGGCGACGAGATGCTCGTCGAGTTCGACGACTATTTCCTGCGCACGCTGGAGGAGAACGGCCTCGACGTCGAAGCCGTCAAAGAGGAGGCCCAAGAGCAGATGGCCAACAACGAGTTCGAGGGGCTGGACGGCCTCGACACCGTGCCGGACGCCATCGGCGAACTGTTCGTCACGACCCAGCAACTCACCGCGAAACAACACGCCGGCGTCCAAGTCGCCTGTCAGGAGGGCGTCGACTCGGCCATCTCGAAGACCGTCAACGCACCCAACGACTCCACTGTCGAGGACGCGAAGGAAGTCTTCGAGTACATCTACGAACACGGCGGGAAGGGCGTCACCTACTACCGCGACGGGACGCGCTCGAAGCAGGTGCTGACGACCCGCGCCGACAACGCCGAGTTCGCCGAGATGGGCGAGGACGAGGCGGCGACGGTCCTCTCCGAGCAAATCGAGGACATCTTCGGCAGTCTGGAGGCGTTCCTCGACCACGAGGACGTACAGGCCGCACTGGAGGCTGGCGTCGAGGACCTCTTCTCCGTCGACCAACAGGCCTACGCCGAGAAACGCTCGCGGCCGGACGCCCTCCGGGGCGTCTCCCAGCGCATCGACACCGGGTACGGCAAACTGTACGTGACCATCAACGAGGACCCAGAGACGGGCGAACCGTTCGAGTTGTTCGCCAACATCGGCCACTCCGGTGGGTTCACCAACTCCTTCACCGAGGCACTGGCGAAAGTCATCTCGACGGCCCTGCGCTCGGGCGTGGACCCGATGGAAGTCGTCGACGAACTGCAGGGCACGCGGAGCCCGAAAGTCGCGTGGGACAAGGGCGAGCAGATTCAGTCCATCCCCGACGCCATCGGGACGGCGATGCGCCGGTACCTCGAAGACGAACTCGACAAGGCCTATCCCAAACAGGCCACGCTGGAGGAGACGGCGGAGGACACGGAGACGGACCCCAACGTCGACGCCGGCGCGGGCGTGCCCGAACCCGACGGCGGGCCGGGCGCGGCAGTCGACGCCGGCGGGCCGCAGGGCGCGGGTCCCGACGCGGCGACCCAGTCCGACGACGCGACACAGGACCTCATCTCGGCCGGCGAGAGCCCCGAGTGCCCCGAGTGCGGCGCGATGACGCTGTACTACTCGGAAGGGTGTAAGACCTGCGAGTCCTGCGGTTGGTCGGAGTGCTGA
- a CDS encoding 5-formyltetrahydrofolate cyclo-ligase has translation MDKQTRRERVWDELEESGVARFPYPPHGRIPNFAGADEAAERLTTTDAWQAADTLKANPDAPQLPVRRAALRAGKTVYMAVPRLRDERCFLRLHPADIEDIDHATTVGGSAEAGQPVDPEEMPPVDLIVSGSVAVSEAGSRVGKGEGYSDLEFAVLREFGLVGEDTPVATTVHERQVRTDAIDTDPHDVPLDVVVTPERTIDVPPSTKPCGLDWPALSEERIADIPILQRLRD, from the coding sequence ATGGACAAGCAGACGCGCCGCGAACGTGTCTGGGACGAACTGGAGGAGAGCGGGGTTGCGCGGTTCCCGTACCCACCACACGGACGAATCCCGAACTTCGCGGGCGCGGACGAGGCGGCCGAGCGGTTGACCACGACGGACGCGTGGCAGGCGGCGGACACGCTGAAGGCCAACCCCGACGCGCCGCAACTGCCGGTCCGCCGCGCCGCGTTGCGGGCGGGTAAGACGGTGTACATGGCCGTCCCGCGGTTGCGCGACGAACGGTGTTTCCTGCGACTGCATCCGGCCGACATCGAGGACATCGACCACGCGACGACGGTCGGCGGGTCCGCCGAGGCGGGACAACCAGTCGACCCCGAGGAAATGCCGCCGGTCGACCTGATTGTCTCGGGGAGCGTCGCCGTCAGCGAGGCCGGTTCCCGCGTCGGCAAGGGCGAGGGGTACAGCGACCTCGAATTCGCCGTCCTCCGCGAGTTCGGACTCGTCGGCGAGGACACGCCCGTCGCCACGACGGTCCACGAGCGACAGGTCCGCACCGACGCCATCGACACGGACCCCCACGACGTTCCGCTCGATGTCGTCGTCACCCCGGAGCGAACCATCGACGTGCCGCCGTCGACCAAACCGTGCGGCCTCGACTGGCCCGCCCTCTCCGAGGAGCGAATCGCCGACATTCCGATACTGCAGCGACTCCGTGACTGA
- a CDS encoding HVO_2523 family zinc finger protein, giving the protein MNDSNAAGDGTGGRPCPRCDRPLFSRHCKYVCPEHGVVYDCADTFY; this is encoded by the coding sequence GTGAACGACTCTAACGCCGCCGGAGACGGGACGGGCGGGCGGCCCTGCCCGCGGTGTGACCGCCCGCTGTTCAGCCGTCACTGCAAGTACGTCTGCCCGGAACACGGCGTCGTCTACGACTGTGCGGACACGTTCTACTGA
- a CDS encoding response regulator: MSVGCGDTEGVRVLVVDDEPGVVAVASSYFEHRSDRFDVVTETSARAALDRLEADGDEFDCVVSDFEMPEMDGLQFKDAVHEVQSDIPFILFTTRERELFDGTRADEEVNYLQKGGLNGGFDELVDRVSTVTGTEAT; this comes from the coding sequence ATGTCGGTTGGGTGTGGGGACACCGAGGGGGTACGAGTACTGGTCGTCGACGACGAGCCGGGTGTGGTCGCCGTCGCGAGTTCCTACTTCGAACACCGGAGCGACCGGTTCGACGTAGTCACGGAGACGAGTGCGCGGGCAGCACTCGACCGGCTCGAAGCCGACGGCGACGAGTTCGATTGCGTCGTCAGTGACTTCGAGATGCCGGAGATGGACGGACTCCAGTTCAAAGACGCCGTCCACGAGGTGCAGTCGGATATCCCGTTCATCCTCTTTACCACGCGGGAGCGGGAACTGTTCGATGGCACCCGAGCCGACGAGGAGGTCAACTACCTCCAGAAAGGGGGCCTCAACGGCGGCTTCGACGAACTCGTCGACCGCGTCTCGACGGTCACGGGTACCGAAGCGACCTGA
- a CDS encoding DUF7115 domain-containing protein has protein sequence MDVPDLVRDALGGEEIQAGVNLGDEDTVCLTPTRTLLYRAEGLLSDEKVEEFPHDIERLAVSEGRRKTKFTLHYVDDARSFSVPSSRDTQVLELLFRGILRTAGVIEADENIAGAFRFSELAVVVTDARVVRHIGAAVWTDDYQVYPYADLTGLAFERGSVATEVVLEIDGRPQRVKTPNDQARKVQEVIEETAFEYHGVSSLEELNAAVGTDETDAPAEDDDGLGLGSGVEPLVTDADGSSMDEPMEPASRSDTTADTDAHDSRVDGVRQTDAATATGHSSRSAPSEPRDDATENGTTGPTSEDIAAVEERLSELTTAVQRQNELLEEQHDIIEQLVRELREGRG, from the coding sequence ATGGACGTTCCTGACCTCGTCCGGGACGCCCTCGGGGGCGAGGAGATACAGGCGGGCGTCAACCTCGGCGACGAGGACACCGTCTGTCTCACGCCGACTCGGACGTTACTCTACCGCGCGGAAGGACTGTTGAGCGACGAGAAAGTCGAAGAGTTCCCGCACGACATCGAGCGACTGGCGGTCAGCGAGGGGCGACGGAAGACGAAGTTCACCCTCCACTACGTCGACGACGCACGGTCGTTCAGCGTCCCGAGCAGTCGGGATACGCAGGTTCTCGAACTCCTCTTTCGGGGCATCCTGCGGACGGCAGGTGTCATCGAGGCAGACGAGAACATCGCCGGCGCGTTCCGGTTCAGTGAACTCGCCGTCGTCGTCACGGACGCCCGCGTCGTCAGGCACATCGGGGCGGCAGTCTGGACCGACGACTATCAGGTGTACCCGTACGCGGACCTGACGGGGCTTGCCTTCGAGCGGGGAAGTGTCGCGACCGAGGTCGTCCTCGAAATCGACGGGCGGCCGCAGCGCGTCAAGACGCCCAACGACCAAGCGCGGAAGGTCCAGGAGGTCATCGAGGAGACTGCCTTCGAGTACCACGGCGTCTCCTCCTTGGAAGAGCTGAACGCGGCCGTCGGAACCGACGAAACGGACGCGCCTGCCGAGGACGACGACGGCCTCGGCCTCGGGAGCGGCGTCGAACCGCTCGTGACCGACGCCGACGGGTCCAGCATGGACGAGCCGATGGAGCCGGCGAGTCGCTCCGACACGACGGCCGACACCGACGCGCACGACAGTAGAGTGGATGGGGTCAGACAGACAGACGCCGCGACGGCGACCGGGCACTCTTCGCGTTCAGCACCCTCCGAGCCAAGGGATGACGCGACGGAGAACGGCACCACGGGTCCGACCAGCGAGGACATCGCGGCCGTCGAGGAGCGACTCTCGGAGTTGACGACGGCCGTCCAGCGACAGAACGAACTCCTAGAGGAGCAACACGACATCATCGAGCAACTCGTCCGCGAACTGCGCGAGGGACGCGGTTAG
- a CDS encoding DolP-mannose mannosyltransferase, whose amino-acid sequence MYVVVSTLRSRDVLSHVAMAVRGLSSYWWLFPVIAVTARTVHQLQVVSYSSLAVSEDSALFYHSGLAWVELGRTPYLYTWDIKGPLTHEIAALLALAGDGVPVAINQYGVWLNGLCFVIATVIGVVAVFRLTDSKPAAFVSGSGLLLFPYIWTIMGTGYRPKFPFLAALALCFAALVERRLAFAAVAAAAMAALWQVGALVVLLVFGIIVTETARGRLSPRVQYNALAGVGIVFAVTVAPFVAAGALGQLIVQTVIAPVASGTGGGGLEFAFRVLDPTLAAVAVLGVAAFAVERRPPEGWLPALLLAVFALVALALGQLGTSDLLPLTLLSCVGAGVGVAAANRPDQPLHHNPAVWIVTIVVVSAWYAPAVEQTVPVLGSVGSNLQHGTIATQCHVRMSTPEMEMIRLTGHSPTANVCWSPSWWPSL is encoded by the coding sequence ATGTACGTCGTAGTGTCAACACTTCGTTCACGCGACGTGCTTAGTCACGTGGCAATGGCAGTGCGTGGGCTTTCGAGCTACTGGTGGCTCTTCCCCGTCATCGCCGTCACAGCGCGGACCGTTCACCAACTGCAAGTGGTCAGCTACAGCTCACTTGCAGTCTCCGAAGACTCCGCGCTGTTCTACCATAGCGGGCTCGCATGGGTCGAACTCGGTCGTACCCCGTATCTCTACACGTGGGATATCAAAGGCCCACTCACACACGAGATAGCCGCCCTTCTCGCCCTCGCCGGAGACGGTGTTCCCGTCGCCATCAACCAGTATGGAGTGTGGCTGAATGGGTTGTGTTTCGTTATCGCCACCGTCATCGGCGTCGTGGCGGTATTTCGACTTACAGACTCGAAGCCGGCTGCGTTCGTTTCCGGGTCCGGGTTGTTACTCTTTCCGTATATATGGACGATTATGGGGACGGGGTACCGACCGAAGTTTCCGTTCCTTGCTGCACTGGCTCTCTGTTTCGCCGCGCTCGTCGAACGGCGACTCGCGTTTGCAGCCGTCGCTGCTGCCGCGATGGCTGCACTCTGGCAGGTTGGCGCGCTCGTGGTCCTGTTGGTATTTGGAATCATCGTTACCGAGACAGCCCGCGGGAGACTCTCTCCGCGTGTACAGTACAACGCGCTCGCTGGGGTCGGCATTGTATTCGCGGTTACGGTCGCCCCATTCGTCGCAGCAGGCGCGCTCGGACAGCTGATAGTCCAAACCGTCATCGCTCCCGTCGCGTCCGGTACTGGCGGCGGCGGTCTCGAGTTTGCGTTCCGCGTCTTAGACCCGACACTCGCGGCGGTCGCGGTCCTCGGTGTCGCGGCATTCGCCGTCGAGCGGCGGCCTCCTGAAGGATGGTTGCCCGCACTCCTGCTTGCTGTCTTCGCGCTCGTAGCACTCGCACTAGGGCAGCTGGGCACGTCCGACCTCCTCCCGCTTACACTGTTGTCGTGTGTCGGGGCCGGTGTGGGTGTCGCCGCGGCGAACCGCCCAGACCAGCCACTCCATCACAACCCTGCCGTGTGGATTGTCACCATCGTCGTCGTCTCCGCGTGGTACGCGCCAGCGGTCGAACAAACGGTGCCAGTCCTAGGTTCGGTCGGCAGCAATCTTCAGCACGGCACCATCGCGACACAGTGTCACGTGCGGATGTCGACGCCCGAGATGGAAATGATACGGCTCACTGGCCACAGCCCGACGGCGAACGTGTGCTGGTCACCGTCGTGGTGGCCCTCTCTGTAG
- a CDS encoding HalOD1 output domain-containing protein: MTTADTEVSSRGEHRTIVQDNEHTSDALVRAVAVVEGCDPLDLTPLYDSIDPDTIDALFHPSSGRVENERTLTLAYHGHEVTVSGDSHHTRIVVDDR, translated from the coding sequence ATGACGACAGCCGACACCGAAGTTAGTAGCAGAGGAGAACACCGGACGATAGTGCAGGACAACGAACACACGAGCGACGCACTCGTCAGGGCCGTCGCAGTTGTCGAAGGCTGTGACCCGCTCGACCTCACGCCGCTGTACGACAGTATCGACCCGGACACCATCGACGCACTTTTCCACCCAAGTTCGGGCCGTGTCGAGAACGAACGGACACTCACCCTCGCATATCACGGCCACGAAGTGACCGTCAGCGGCGACTCCCACCACACACGTATCGTAGTCGACGACCGCTGA
- a CDS encoding helix-turn-helix domain-containing protein, whose translation MSVVAEFRLPHEEFALAESFAVEPDLVVEAERAVATPTDRLFPHVWLRGHDFDDSVHPAEDPTVETAREIARTEAGRLYTVEWADIVQERIQSTLDRNVSVLQFLGDSCGWHARIRVPEHAYLSEFQDLLIRADVDVEIERIYRPQTPNASSLDSLTTKQRAAVVMAVELGFYEVPRATSMGAVAEELGISQQALSKRLRRAHAAIIGETVSGNVAKATVRR comes from the coding sequence ATGAGTGTCGTCGCGGAGTTTCGCCTCCCGCACGAAGAGTTCGCACTCGCCGAATCGTTCGCCGTCGAACCGGACCTCGTCGTGGAGGCAGAGCGAGCCGTCGCAACGCCGACCGACCGGCTGTTCCCACACGTGTGGCTTCGCGGACACGACTTCGACGACAGCGTACACCCCGCCGAGGACCCGACGGTCGAGACGGCACGCGAAATCGCACGTACCGAGGCCGGACGGCTCTACACGGTCGAGTGGGCGGATATCGTACAGGAGCGAATCCAGTCGACACTGGACCGCAACGTCTCTGTACTCCAGTTTCTCGGCGACTCCTGTGGCTGGCACGCCCGGATACGCGTTCCCGAGCACGCCTACCTCTCGGAGTTTCAAGACTTGCTCATCCGGGCGGACGTAGACGTAGAGATAGAGCGAATCTACAGGCCACAGACACCGAACGCCAGCAGCCTCGACAGCCTCACGACCAAACAGCGGGCGGCGGTCGTAATGGCCGTCGAACTCGGGTTCTACGAGGTGCCGCGTGCCACGTCGATGGGGGCTGTCGCCGAGGAACTCGGCATCTCACAGCAGGCACTCTCGAAACGACTCAGACGGGCACACGCCGCGATAATCGGCGAAACGGTGTCGGGCAACGTAGCCAAGGCGACGGTTCGTCGGTAG